tgtcCAGGAGTATTCTATTCTAAAATTCTATTCTAGAACCCTCGTATGAAATTCTATTATAAAACCCTCATAAgttgaccagaaaaaaaaaattcagaaaattttctgtctttttgcaatgtatgataaaatttcacctgtttggtgaaatagtgtaaaaagctaATCTAAACCCTTTTCTGAATTGACCATCTGGAGAAACTGTAGGGGGTCAGCTTTTGaccatttctttcattcaaaacATTGGGCTGATGTAAAGTCTAAGCAACAGCGCCAAACAACAATGAgggaatatttttgtaacaaataggttgtaataacagaattaattttaaagtgttcaaatCATTTTGTCttcttaaagttttcaaattacatgttttcgcgttctgatattttaagaaattacttttattaaacacTTCACGTGCATAATTAgcgaagtaattttttttttaaaaagttaaatattagaattatatgtAACAAAGTGAAGTTCATTCAggtttaaacacatttcttaagatattcaaTTGGCTATTtgctaagtaaaatttttaagtcaagtaaACTAATTAAGTCAagtaaacaagtaaataaaaaagacaaaaacgaaatttattaaaaacaatttatttaaacgaaaACTTAACAAAAAGCAACAACATTCAttctcaataaataaacaacattcAAAAGACAGAAGAACTAGAATTGAGCAAAAAAGTCGCTGatccaaaagaaaataaatatgtatttggaaggagaaaaagaaagaaaatcatgAAGAAGCTCTGTACAATCCTATTAGCAATATAGGACttgtggggaaaaaaaagaaaattaagcagGTACAATATTATTGAGCAAGACCAGAAAAAACTTCCCAGATGTcctgagaaaaataaagtttggcAATGGAAGAAAAAGATATGTTCAACAATTAGCCATTCCTAAATGTTACCtgaaaaagaagcaaattttcaatacaaacaatagttttaacatttctaaatatcagatttgaaagaaatattgacTGAGCAATTCCTGTGTAACTTaagaatgaattaatttaagaatagtaatattatgacataaaacaaacttttttacgaaaattcagattcttaataaaataatgctgattttaaataaataattgctacATTTGATCttgaaaaacattgaatttgttACATGAATTCGCTCAAACTTGAAATTGTCGTTTGAGATTTACTTTATAGAAGATAACTATATCATTATCTCGATTAttggaaaaattgaatttttaacagttaaataaaagttcaagattaattttatttgctgcaTTTCAAAATagagattattaaaatatgtggaATATTTGAAGGCATAAAAATACATGCAGTAATTATTATATGATCGTAGTTAGTACTGTATATGATTGTAGTTACAGAAACTTAcgtaaaaaattcgaaatatatgCAATAAAGAGATATTTTCCGAAACTTTTAAGGGATTGGCACACGgagcaaaaacaaaatatgataaaattaatatactagtatggtaatgatatttctggtgaaaaaaaaaacaattctggtaataaaattaaaatataggttatttaaactattggtttcttaattatttcattcgTATTGTTATGAATGACcagaaattatgcttttatctatattgtttattatattatagttcTTTCATATTATAGTTCCTTTATATTAtagttcttttatattatagttcttttatatttcttttatattaaagatgcttttatattatagttcttattaccacacattttgtaaaaatacaaaactgataaataaatttatccgaataaatggtttttatgctctGCTCTAAggtaacatgataaaattaacaagtcTTACCACGCTTAGCAGCATACCTCAGAGCATGGcaagaaaacaatatttcaattttaccaTAAGTCATTACAAAAGCACTTCGGAAGTGAAAggaacacggtaaattttaccaagttCTGgaaattttgaccatactttttttctcagtgtagcattcatataactatttttataaacttttatactATTATACAAAAAGAATACTTAAAATTCCACCTCATcgatagttgtttttttttccacattcatagagaaagaaaaatcgaaTGTAAAATTAAggttagtaataattttaaataattaattatccaatttaaataccattatcgcattaattagaaagaaatttcatttagagCAATTAAATCTCCAATTCATACTGTATCATTCAAtatctgttttttattaaacaaaaagtgGCATATTTTtcctgtgaattttttttttttttgaactagcAATGTAtctataatattaacaaaacctGATGATCTATGAATGCGGAAAATAAGTGTTTTCGTAACAGCAgttcataacataaaaaaaatatttccattattaaactttagtaaaaaataaaacaataagtaaTACTTACATTAAAAGAAGTGCGCTTTGGACAGAATTAAGAATAAACTATCTAGTATCTTGGGTAAGATGGGGCGTATCTGGGTGCAGGGGCACCATAGTGTGGTCGTGGAGCGTATTGGGGAGCTGGAGCGCTGTATCCATGAGATGGGGCATCAACGTGGATGGGTTTAGCATCGAGGATGACGTCAGCGGGGTTTTGGGATTCAGTTCCTGGTTCGTTGGTCTTGACCTGAGCTCTGTAACCGTGCTCATCAGCGACGTATTCTACAACTCGTTCAATTCCGTGAAGATCctaaaaattaaaccaattgatagtaaaattattacaattcgttatattaattaattgaatcaaCCAATTAatcacttaaattaaatatgaaactatTGCTACGTATATattatgatttgtattttttttaaatcttactttAAAGTTTTGGGATTACTGTATTGagacgtttgaaaaaaaaatttcaagcaaatatcttcattaatgctttttatttagtattttagcttgaaaaaacttcttattctcaatatttttgtaaactatatttaatgtaaatcaatagttttttcttttccgcctggaatttatgtaaacaatttttctttcctttttttccgtttagaattattttgaagagtAAAATCCCTATTTTTATCATGTATTATAGGCTAAATTATACATCCGttctaataattaatgttataatatttggttttaatagataacgattaaaaatagattttaaaaattacaactttgaTAGTAATAGcagatatttatataaaacgcaacaaattaaattcattattaattattttagctaaGCAAAGTTACGCGGAAAAAaagaatcgtttttttttccggCTACTAAtcgaaaaatgatatttttatcttaagacACGTAAGCTATTGTTCGCTATTATATGGctaattattatacataataatagCGCTTAAGCTAACAGCCTTATACGCTTTCGTTATTTTGGTCTTAAAAGTTCGGAAGGGCgtttttgttaagtttaataaaataacatttaaatttttttaaagtaagctggtaataattttaataatgcatatttagttattcaaatatatctatatttaatgcatatatatttaatatatcagaaatgtttttacctTGTATCCATAACTGCCTTGAACTCGTCCATGTCCATCCCCAGTTTCCTTTCTGAAGGTGGTGGTGCCATAGTCATCATTGGTTTCATAACCGAAGTCATATGGCTGGggctgaaatataaaatattgttatagctgatatattttaatagaaattatgtaattatcgTAAACCTGGTAATTTAGCGACTTTTACAAAAAAGGGTGTAAAATTTTCGTGAAGAATAACCCAATActctatgaaatatttgtttcttcaaTTGCTTAGTTCAGGAACTTGCCGTAGAGCCAAAAACTGTAGTTTAATATAATCTGGCGAGTTTCTGaagtttactataaaaaaaggtTCAAAATTCTAGcaagaactaaataaaaaaaatgtatgcttgtattttaaaattagaaaaaaagactaaataaatctttaaaaataagagtatAAGAAAAAATCGTTAAtgaaactttgatttttaaagtttgtttgatTTATATTCACACTTCAATAGAATAAAGGGTTTGaaatttcaagttaaataagaaaaaaaaaaatagtgttttagaTCCTaagcttattaattttcataaattcagaaaaatgatGATCCtcttgcaaaaacattttcaaaaaagccAGTAATTTATGCAtggttttatttcgttatttaaattgactttttacaatttatatttttaagcattattctGTTTAATTGTAATACAAATTCCTGGAAGGTTTTCTCTTCATATTGAAGTTAAATAGTAATACATTTACagtttataatataattctCGATATCTTACGACCCTACACCAGaactaaatatctaaaataaatttttctgctgaattagaaaaatattttttattatttaaaatcgttttataCATTACATgctattttacttaaattattttatttttgtcttattttgttttctttgcatTCTTTCACACTGTTGTCATGAAATATTCTTACAAATGTTCTCTTAAACATTCTTAAGTTTTGAGATTCTATGATAATCTTTCATAATCATATTATTGTAccttataatgtataataatcgTTTTCTATAATACGACATTTTACTAACatgatacaaaaatttacttacagGATACTTCTCTTCATGGCCGTAAGATGGAGCTCCATAGTGCTGGGCAAGGGACACAGCAATAAGAGCTGCGAAAAGGATAGCCTGCAAAACAAATAGAAATGGTTACtttagtttacattttaaatatttattttcattgtaataagaatatcatattttgaaaaattaatatcgcAATAATAGATTATATTCTAATCTCTATATATAAGAAATACATGCCTTTATATATGCCTTATATACATTCACGAAATAAATATAGCAATCAAGTGATATGAAAACAATCTtatgtaatacaaaattttcattattgtaatttaaaatagttaagtacCAAAAGTAAGTAACTTTAAGTAACTAAGTCTGCATAACATTTGTTTCAGTTTCcttgtaaatttaataactttatatagTACATTTTATATAGtacatttttatctcatttcaaattttaaaacttacttaaaatCATGATATTGACTTAAAACAAatccttttataaataaagtgcatgctaataaattttaataaagtaaagttttaatagttaaatcttatagtaaagttttaatatttaaattttatagctcaccactttaacaaaaattactaaagaaatttaataaaatgtttaaaaatgaaaataatagtgTAAAACTAAAATGCAAATTCATTTACAGTGccgtttatcaattaatttcaagacatactaaaattgaaattaaatatttggaaaagttaagaaaacagttgtttaaatttttaaattacttgacatttttaacaagttttaaaatttactgatattaaaatagtaaagaattattctttatagataatttttactcCAAATTAACGAAACAAATCCAACGATATATCCAACAACGTACCTTGATCATGGTTATTAGAGAGCGATTGCTGGGTTATACAACACTAAGCAAAATAAATCGAATTGTGAATATCTCAGAATTCTGAAAGTGCTTTTATAC
This window of the Parasteatoda tepidariorum isolate YZ-2023 chromosome 4, CAS_Ptep_4.0, whole genome shotgun sequence genome carries:
- the LOC107437969 gene encoding cuticle protein 10.9 yields the protein MIKAILFAALIAVSLAQHYGAPSYGHEEKYPPQPYDFGYETNDDYGTTTFRKETGDGHGRVQGSYGYKDLHGIERVVEYVADEHGYRAQVKTNEPGTESQNPADVILDAKPIHVDAPSHGYSAPAPQYAPRPHYGAPAPRYAPSYPRY